Part of the Haloarchaeobius litoreus genome is shown below.
CGGACGAGCACGTAGAACCCGCCGAGGATGAGCAGCAAGACGGCGGAGTACGCGAAGTTGTCGACGACCGGCTTGGGGTTGTTCGGGATGAAGTTCGCCACGAAGTCGACGACTATGCCCAGGTAGACCTCGTTCCACAGCCAGGCCTGCTCGCCGAGTACGAGGTCGAAGGGGGCGCTGAGGGCCCGAATCAGGCTTTCGAGGGGGTCCCGGTAGTCGAGGATGACACCGTCACCGCCACCGAGACCGACGCGGTAGCCAGCGATATCCGTGCCGCTGAGCGTGTCGGACAGCAACGAGAACCGGACGATCTCGGAGAGCGCGATGGTGACGATTGCGAGGTAGTCCGCACGCAACCGGAGTGCCGGGAGCGCGGCGATCAGTCCGAGCAGCCCGGCCGCGACCATCCCGCCGATGATACCGACCCACAGCGGCAGGCCGAATCCACCGATCTCCGCCGCACTGGTCCCGGAGCCGAACACCGGCTTCGAGATGATGCCGGTCACGTAGACGCCGGTCGCCATGAACCCGACGATACCGATGTTGAACAGCCCCGTGTACCCCCAGTGCAGGTTCAACGCGAGCGAGGCCATCGCGAAGACCGCGATCCAGAACGTCAGCTGGCCGATCTGGTTCATCAGCCCCCGGAACGGGAAGCCGATGAACAGTCCGGCGAGCAGGTAGATGGCGTAGATGCCGACGAGCATCGTCAGCAGCATCAGACCGTCGTTCCGGAAGTCGATGCCCATCACTACCGCACGCTGTTCCTCCGCACTCTGTCCGTACTCACCCCCTGATTCGTCGTCGCTCATGCTGTAGACCTCCCTGCGAAGATGCCCTCAGGACGTACCACCAGGACGAGGATCATCACGGCGAACGCCGCCGCACGGGCGAAGCCGGACGGGATCCAGATCACCGCCGTCGAGGCGGTGAGCCCGATCACCAGGCCGCCCGCGATTGCGCCGTACACCGAGCCGATACCCCCGAGGATGACTGCCGCGAAGATCAGCAGCAGCAGCAACCAGCCGTCGTTCCAGCTGAGCGTCCCCTTCCAGAGCACGAACATGAAGCCGGAGACCCCCGTCAGGCCGCCGCCGATGATCCACGTCGCGCGGATGACGCGCTCGGTTGCGATGCCGGTGATGCGCGCCAGTGCTTCGTCGTCGGACATGGCCCGCATCGCCTTCCCCAGCTTCGTCCGCTGGAGCAGGATGTGGACGCCGAGCATCAGCCCACCGGCGACGATGACCAGCAGCGCGTCGTGTGCGGTGAACGCCACCGTCCCGTCGATGATGTAGGGACGGACGCCGGGGAGGGACCCGGTGTTGGTCGTCCCCCGGGTGCCCGAGTCGAACATGAACTGGATGAGATAACGGAGCGCGAACGCGACACCGATGCTCGTGATGAGCAACGGAATCCCGCCCGAGCCACGTATCGGTTTGAAAACGAACTTGTCGATGGCGAGCGCGAGCGCGATGGTGAACACGCCGGAGACGATGAGTCCGGCGAAGACGGCCAGCGGCGTCTCCACGGCGTTGATGCCGAGCGCACCGCCGAACACCGAGCCGCCGGCACCCACCAGCGCCAGCGAGCCGATGTTGGCCGCGGAGCCGAAGCCGCCCGCGATGAGGTACGTCGTGGCCCACCCCGAGAACGCCCCCGCTGTGATGTAATCACCGTGGGCGAAGTTCGCGAAGTTCAGAATACTGTACGTCATCGAGAGCCCGATGCCCGCCAACCCGATGACGAGCCCCCGGAACAGGCCGTCGAGAATCAGACCCAACACTCGCGCGATGGTGATGTTTCCGGTCGCGAGCTGTCTGAAGAGGTCGAGGACGAGCAGTGCTGCGAGTACCCCCAGCACTGCCGTCATCGGCTTCTCGACTACGAGGTTCCGGCCCCTATCGTACGTGCTTGATACACCCATGGATGTCCCTTACACACAATGCGGAACAAGGAGATAGATAAATCTTACCCGACCATCTCCCAGTTTCATCTCGCCGACCGCGTGCGATTGTTACCCAATAACACTCTGGTGCCTCCACATTTCAGTGCTCCACATCCACCAGTACGGGCCGCTGGCCAGAAACGACTCCACGGTGGGTCGAAGGGCTGGATGGACCCACAAAGAAAACTCTTTCACCGGGCCCCCCACACCTCGAACCATGCCGGTAGGGACCCTTGACGACCTCTCCGTCGCCGGGCGTCGAGTCGGGGTACGCGTCGACATCAACAGCCCGCTCGACAACGGGGCACTCGCCGACGACGCCAGGCTCCGGGCCCACGAGCAGACGCTCGCCGAGTTGCTCGAGGAGGACGCACGCGTCGCCGTCCTCGCCCACCAGGGCCGCCCCGGCGGCGACGAGTTCGAGACGCTCGCCGCCCACGCGGAGCGCCTCGACGAGCTGCTCGACGCGCCCGTCAGCTACGCCGACGCCAACCTCGGCTCGGCCGCCCGTGAGGCCGTCGAATCCCTCGAACCGGGGACCGCCGTCGTGCTCGAGAACACCCGGTTCTACGCCGAGGAGTACATGGAGTTCGAACCCGAGGTCGCCGGGCAGACCCACCTCGTCGAGGGGCTCGTCCCGGTCCTCGACGCGTTCGTCAACGACGCCTTCGCGGCCGCGCACCGCTCGCAACCCTCGCTCGTCGGGTTCCCCCAGCACCTCCCAAGCTACGCCGGACGGGTCATGGAATCGGAACTCGACGTGCTCGGCGACGTCGAGGCCACCGACCGACCGCGCGTCTACGTCCTCGGCGGCGCGAAGGTCTCGGACTCCATCGACGTGGCCTGGAACGTCCTCGAATCCGGACTCGCGGACCAGGTGCTCACCGCCGGCGTCGTCGGCAACGTGTTCCTCCTCGCCGACGGCGTCGACATCGGCGACGGCAGCGCCGACTTCATCTACGACAAGGGCTACTGGGACGAGATTGACCGCGCCGCCGACCTGCTCGACGCCCACGGCGACCGCATCCGCTTCCCGCAGGACGTGGCGGTCGAGCGAGACGGCGAACGACACGAGATCGGCCTGAACGCCCTGCCCGGGAAGGAAGGTGAGGCCGCGATGGACATCGGCTCCGAGACCCTGCGAATGTACAGGTCCGTGCTCGCGGACGCCGAGACGGTCATCCTCAACGGCCCCGCGGGCGTGTTCGAGGACCCGACGTTCGCGGTCGGGACGAAGGAGCTGTACCGCGCCGCCGCCGACGTCCCCTACAGCATCGTCGGCGGTGGCGACACGGCCGCCGCCATCAGACAGCTCGGCATCGACGGCTTCAGCCACCTCTCGACTGGCGGGGGTGCCTGCCTCCGTCTCCTCACCGGGCGCGACCTCCCCGCCGTTGAGGCGTTGCGCACCGGCTACGATGGCGATTGAACGGGCCACGCTGGACGAGCTCGACACCGTGGTGGACCTGTGGGTCGACCTCGCCACGGAGCAGGGCCCCCACGGCGCACACGTCCGACCGGCCGAGAACCGCACCACGATGCGCGAGCGGCTCGCACGCCACGTCGTCGACGGCTCCGTGCTCGTCGACCGCGTCGACGACGACGTCGTCGGCTTCGTCTCCTTCGAACGCACCGACCCGGACATGAGCGTCGACACCGAGCGCGGACTCGTGAGCAACCTCTACGTCGCCCCCGACTACCGAGGCGCGGGCCGCGGTGCCGCCCTGCTCGACGCCGCCGAGGCCGAACTGCGCGAACGCGGCGTCGACGTGGTCCAGCTCGAGGTCATGGCCAGCAACACACGCGCACGGTCGTTCTACTCGGAGCAGGGCTACGCCGAGCATCGCTCCGTCCTCGAAAAACGCGTCGGAGTCGAAAGCCATACTAAGCCCAACGACCACGACTGAGTTGCGGACCGTGCCAAGGGAGCATGGGCGGTGCATGCACTCGACTTGTAATCGAGACTTCGTGGGTTCAAATCCCACCCTTGGCTTCCTGCTGCGAACGAAGTGAGCAGCGGAAGCCACAGGTGTGGATTTGAACCAGGGAGCGGAACGAAGTGCAGCGACGGTGGGTCGACCTCGTCGTCGCCAGATTGGTCATCGCTGTCACCGATTCGGGGGACGATTCAAGTGACGCGTTATCGTATCTGGAGGTATGTCAGATGCCGACCCGCGAGATGCCATCCGGGAGTTCGAGTACGACGGCTCGTCGTTCAAGATGGCGGACCTCACGGTCCTCGAAGAACAGGGGCTCTGCGAGCTCGACAGCCTCCCGGTCAGTATCCGTGTGCTCCTCGAATCCGTCCTCCGGAACGTGGACGGCGACACCATCACCGCGGCGGACGTACGGAACGTCGCGTCGTGGCAGCCGGACGTCCCGGACGTCGAGCTGCCGTTCACGCCGTCCCGGGTGGTGCTGCAGGACCTCACCGGCGTCCCGGCGGTGGTCGACCTCGCGGCGCTTCGCTCGGCCGTCGACCGGCAGGGGCGTGACCCGGGCATCGTCGAGCCGGAGGTCCCCATCGACCTGGTCATCGACCACAGCGTGCAGGTCGACTTCTTCGGCTCCGAGGACGCCTACGAACGGAACGTCGAACTGGAGTACGAGCGGAACGGTGAGCGCTACCGGGCGCTGAAGTGGGCACAGCAGGCGTTCGACGACTTCCGGGTCGTCCCGCCGGGGACCGGCATCGTCCACCAGGTGAACCTCGAGTACCTGGGGCAGGTCGTCCACGCCCGGGAGCAGGACGGCGAGGAGTGGCTCCTGCCGGACACGCTGGTCGGGACGGACAGCCACACGCCGATGATCGGGGGCATCGGGGTCGTCGGCTGGGGCGTGGGCGGCATCGAGGCCGAGGCGGCGATGCTCGGCCAGCCGATCACGATGAAGCTCCCGGAGGTGGTCGGGGTCCGGCTCACGGGCGAGCTGCCGGAGGGGGCGACCGCCACCGACCTCGTGTTGCACGTCACCGAGAAGCTCCGCGGCGTCGGTGTCGTCGACCGGTTCGTCGAGTTCTTCGGGCCGGGCGTCTCGAACCTCACCGTGCCGGACCGGGCGACCATCGCGAACATGGCACCCGAGCAGGGCTCGACCATCAGCATGTTCCCGGTCGACGAGGCGACGCTGGACTACCTCGAACTGACGGGACGGGACGAGGAGCACATCGAGCTCGTCCGCGAGTACCTCGACGCACAGGGGCTGTTCGGCGAGCAGGACCCCGAGTACTCCGAGACGGTCGAGCTCGACCTGTCCTCCATCACGCCCAGCCTCGCCGGCCCGAAGCGCCCGCAGGACCGCGTCGAGATGCCCGAGATGAAGTCGCACTTCCGGAAGCTCGTCCACGGCGAGTTCGCGGGCGAGCTCGAGGACATCGACGAGGACGCACTCTCGCGCTGGCTGGAGGAGGCGAGCGTCGCGGACGACCGCCCCGACGCCGACATCCCGACGCCGGACGTCGGCCAGCTGACCAAGCAGGTCGAGGTGGACGTCGGCGGGGAGACGACCGAGATCGGCCACGGGAGCGTCGTCGTCAGCGCAATCACGAGCTGTACGAACACGTCGAACCCGTCCGTGATGCTGGCCGCGGGGCTGCTCGCGAGGAACGCCGTCGAACGGGGCCTCGACGTGCCAGCGTACGTGAAGACCAGCCTCGCGCCGGGCAGCCGCGTGGTCACCGAGTACCTCGAGGCGTCGGGGCTGCTCCCGTACCTCGAGGAGCTCGGCTACAACGTCGTCGGCTACGGCTGCACGACCTGCATCGGGAACGCCGGGCCGCTCCCGGAGCCGATCGAGCGCGCCATCGACGCCGAGGACCTCTGGACGACGAGCGTCCTCTCCGGCAACCGGAACTTCGAGGCGCGAATCCATCCCAAGGTGCGTGCGAACTACCTCGCCAGCCCGCCGCTGGTCGTCGCCTACGGGCTCGCGGGCCGGATGGACATCGACCTCGAGCACGACCCGCTCGGGACCGACGCCGACGGCGAGCCGGTGTACCTGGCCGACCTCTGGCCGGACGCCGACGAGATTCACGCGGCAGTCCACGACAGCGTCGACTCCTCGATGTTCGAGGAGAAGTACGCCGAGGTGTTCGAGGGCGACGAGCGCTGGGAGGGCCTCGACGCGCCGACCGGTGCGGTGTACGGATGGGACGACTCGTCGACGTACATCCGCGAGCCGCCGTTCTTCAAGGAGTTCCCGCTGGAGGAGCCCGGTGTCTCGGACGTCGAGGACGCCCGGACGCTCATGCTGCTGGGCGACACCGTCACGACCGACCACATCAGCCCGGCCGGCCCGTTCAGTCGCGAGCAGCCCGCCGGCGAGTGGCTCGTGGACCAGGGCGTCGAGCCACAGGACTTCAACACGTACGGGGCCCGTCGCGGGAACCACGAGGTGATGATGCGCGGCACGTTCGCGAACGTCCGCATCGAGAACGAGATGCTCGACGACGTCGAGGGGGGCTACACCATCCACCAGCCGACGGGCGAGCAGACGACCGTCTTCGAGGCGAGCCAACGGTACCGCGACGCCGAGACGCCGCTGGTCGTCTTCGCCGGCGAGGAGCTCGGCACCGGTTCCAGCCGAGACTGGGCCGCGAAGGGGACGGACCTGCTCGGTGTGCGGGCGACCATCGCGGAGAGCTACGAACGCATCTTCCGCGACAACCTGGTCGGGATGGGCGTCCTGCCGCTGCAGTTCGCCGAGGGTGACTCCTGGGAGTCGCTCGGACTGGACGGCTCTGAGACGGTCTCGATCCAGGGGCTGGACGACGGACTGGCAGTCGGCGACGAGCTCACCGTCGTCGCCGAGTGGGCCGACGGGTCGACCGTCGAGTTCCCGGTCACCGCCCAGGTCAGTACGCCCGCCGCGGTCCGATACGTGGAGAACGGTGGTATCCTCCACCTCGTCCTCCGTCGGCTGCTCACGGAGTCGTAGGGAGCGAGTCCCGGGCCGCGCTACCCGATGGTGTCGTACTCGTCGTCGAAGAGGTCGTCGTCGTACTCGTCGTCGGACTGCTCGGCCGTCGCGGCCGCCTCGCGGTGGTCGACGTAGAAGGCGATGAGGTAGGTCCGGGTGAACGCGCCGACGATTCCTGCGGTGAGGATGGTCATCGCGACGACGATGCCGAGTTCGGTGGCCGAGAGCTTCGCGTAGATGTTCTGGAAGGTCTCGGGCTCCAGCGCCTCCGTGTTCTGGAGATCGACGCCGATGCTGCTCACCACGAAGTACGCCGTGAGGAGGGAGGTCAGCACGCTCGGGGTCCAGCGGACGACGGTGAACCCGATGGTGCTGAGGAGGTTCCCGCGGACGAAGCGGTAGCTCTCCTTGAGACTGTCGAGGACGTCGGCGTCGTCGACGACGATGGCGGCCTCGTAGAACTGGAGGAAGACGACGGTCGCGAGGTAGAGGACGAACAGCGCGAGGCCGACGAGCCCAGGGAGGATGAGCGCGACGGGGCTGACACCGCCCTGGAGACCGGTCAGGCCGACCGTGAGCGCGGTGACGAACAGCAGGACGAGGATGCCGACGAATGCCACCACGAACACGACCAGCGCGAAGAAGATGGCCGCGACGAGCAGCGAGACGTAGTTCTCCCGTCCGGCGCGCCAGAAGGTGCCGAACGAGGTGGTCCCGTCGAGGCCCTCCTCGGCCATCCCGTAGATGCCGCCGATGAGGAACGGGACGACGACGACGGTGACGAGGTTGAACAGGGAAGCGACGAAGGGGAGCCCGGTCCACTGGAGGAGTATCTGTGGCAGCTGCACGACGGCGAAGGCGGTGGCGGCGACGAACAGGATGGGGTTCCGCGCCAGCGTCGAACCGGCGTGTTTCGCCGATGAGATTGCGCCCATACCGGTTCCGGCGGGTCGGGAGCGCATAAATCATGTCTTACGCATGTGAGGAAAACGGACCGAAACCGTCGTGGCCGCGCCGGCCGTCGGTGGGCGCATGCGAGTGAGCGTCATCGGCGGGAGCAGCGTCTCGGACGCAACGTACGAGCAGGCCGTCTCGGTGGGTCGACTGTTCGCGGAGCGCGGCCACACGGTCGTCTGTGGCGGACTGGGTGGTGTGATGCGCGGTGTCTGTGAAGGCGCGAGCGAGGCCGGCGGGCGGACCGTCGGCATCCTCCCCGGCGAGGACACCACCGCGGCGAACGAGTTCGTCGAGGTTCCCCTCGCGACGGGGCTGGGCCACGCCCGGAACGCACTCGTGGTGATGAACGGCGACGCGGTCGTCGCCATCGACGGCGGCCCGGGGACGCTCACGGAACTCGGCTTCGCCAGCGTCTACGACCGACCGGTCGCGGGACTCGGCACGCACGACGTGCCGGGCGTGAGACAGGTTGACAGTCCGGCGGCCGCGGTCGCCTACGTCGAAGACCGTGTGTGATGCTACCGGGTGACGAAAGCGACTGTTGTAGTTATAGGTGCGTTTATTGACAGTCCGGGGGTAGGGAGCAGTGTCGGCACTGGACCCGCCCACTCTGACCGAAACCCGACGGAGGTGTTGCCCGACGCCTCCAGACCCCACTGCCGACAGTTTTCGGACGACTACTCCTCGAAGACCCGTGCGTGTAGCCCGTCGGTGACCACGTCCATGAGCGTCTGGAGGTTCCGGGCGTCGTCGCGGTTGTACCGGACCAGCGTGTCGAGCGCCTCGTCGCTGCCGCGCTCGTACTCGTGCCAGAGCCTGACCGCGTCCCGGCCGGTGATGTCCGGCTCGTCGCGGGCGATGCCGACCTCCTTCTCGATGCTCTTGAGGCCGCCGGAGAGACCGAGGCGCTTGCAGGGGTACATGAGGTCGACGTGCGGCACGTCGATGTCGACGTCGAACGAGGTCTCGAGGAACGGCACGTCGAAGCGTGCCCCGTTGAACGTCGCGACGAGCGCCGCGTCGTCGAACTGCTCGCGGAGCGCGCCCGCGGTCAGGTCGTCACCCTGGACGAGCGTGGTCGTCTCGCCGCCCCGGTGGAAGGAGACCGTCGTCACGTCGTCGCGCTCCTGCGAGAGACCGGTCGTCTCGATGTCGAAGAAGCAGGTGTCCTCGCGGAAGTTCTCGTAGAACCGCCAGCGCTCGCTGCCCGGGAACTGCTCGTCGAAGAAGCGCGTGTCGCCCGCATCGAGCCGACCGGTCGCCGTCTCGATGAACGACTCGATGCGGTCGGCCGTCGTCGGCCCGACCACCGAACCGTCGAACTCGTCCCAGTGCGTGATACCGGCGCGCCAGAGGTCGCGTTCCGTCTGCTCGCCGACGCCCCGGACCGGAATGAAGCTGTTCTCGATTCGCACGCTCGTACCTCGGTCAGGCGAGTAGAAAAGCTGTCGTTCTCCGCGGGCCTCAACGGTTCTCGAACGCCTCGATGCGCTCGCGCCACTCGTCGGGGACCGGTCTGGACTCCTTCGTCTCGGGGTCGTAGGCGACCTGCACTGTCTCGGCGGTCGCCGCGACCGCCCCCGAGGCACGCACCTCGTAGGCGAAGTGGATGGTGGAGGTGCCGATGTCGGTCACCCAGATGGCGACCTCGACGTCGTCTTCGAGTGTGATGGGCCGCTCGAAGTCGATCTCGAGGTGCGCGAGGACGCTCTCCAGGGACTCCGGTGTCCCGAGCACCTCGGGGAGGTACTCGACGCGGGCCGCCTCGAGGTAGGAGGAGTAGATGGCGTTGTTCACGTGGCCCAGCAGGTCGACGTCGTTGTACCGGACGTCGATATCGACGGTGAAGGGATGTTCGCGCATACCCACCGTCGCCGCCCGACGCACCTTCGTCTTGTGGTAGCGGCCAGGCTTCGGGTGTGGCCAGCTGTCGGGTGGAAAC
Proteins encoded:
- a CDS encoding DUF7847 domain-containing protein, with amino-acid sequence MGAISSAKHAGSTLARNPILFVAATAFAVVQLPQILLQWTGLPFVASLFNLVTVVVVPFLIGGIYGMAEEGLDGTTSFGTFWRAGRENYVSLLVAAIFFALVVFVVAFVGILVLLFVTALTVGLTGLQGGVSPVALILPGLVGLALFVLYLATVVFLQFYEAAIVVDDADVLDSLKESYRFVRGNLLSTIGFTVVRWTPSVLTSLLTAYFVVSSIGVDLQNTEALEPETFQNIYAKLSATELGIVVAMTILTAGIVGAFTRTYLIAFYVDHREAAATAEQSDDEYDDDLFDDEYDTIG
- a CDS encoding TIGR00725 family protein, coding for MRVSVIGGSSVSDATYEQAVSVGRLFAERGHTVVCGGLGGVMRGVCEGASEAGGRTVGILPGEDTTAANEFVEVPLATGLGHARNALVVMNGDAVVAIDGGPGTLTELGFASVYDRPVAGLGTHDVPGVRQVDSPAAAVAYVEDRV
- a CDS encoding acyl-CoA thioesterase, producing MREHPFTVDIDVRYNDVDLLGHVNNAIYSSYLEAARVEYLPEVLGTPESLESVLAHLEIDFERPITLEDDVEVAIWVTDIGTSTIHFAYEVRASGAVAATAETVQVAYDPETKESRPVPDEWRERIEAFENR
- a CDS encoding branched-chain amino acid ABC transporter permease codes for the protein MGVSSTYDRGRNLVVEKPMTAVLGVLAALLVLDLFRQLATGNITIARVLGLILDGLFRGLVIGLAGIGLSMTYSILNFANFAHGDYITAGAFSGWATTYLIAGGFGSAANIGSLALVGAGGSVFGGALGINAVETPLAVFAGLIVSGVFTIALALAIDKFVFKPIRGSGGIPLLITSIGVAFALRYLIQFMFDSGTRGTTNTGSLPGVRPYIIDGTVAFTAHDALLVIVAGGLMLGVHILLQRTKLGKAMRAMSDDEALARITGIATERVIRATWIIGGGLTGVSGFMFVLWKGTLSWNDGWLLLLLIFAAVILGGIGSVYGAIAGGLVIGLTASTAVIWIPSGFARAAAFAVMILVLVVRPEGIFAGRSTA
- a CDS encoding ribonuclease H-like domain-containing protein; this translates as MRIENSFIPVRGVGEQTERDLWRAGITHWDEFDGSVVGPTTADRIESFIETATGRLDAGDTRFFDEQFPGSERWRFYENFREDTCFFDIETTGLSQERDDVTTVSFHRGGETTTLVQGDDLTAGALREQFDDAALVATFNGARFDVPFLETSFDVDIDVPHVDLMYPCKRLGLSGGLKSIEKEVGIARDEPDITGRDAVRLWHEYERGSDEALDTLVRYNRDDARNLQTLMDVVTDGLHARVFEE
- the acnA gene encoding aconitate hydratase AcnA: MSDADPRDAIREFEYDGSSFKMADLTVLEEQGLCELDSLPVSIRVLLESVLRNVDGDTITAADVRNVASWQPDVPDVELPFTPSRVVLQDLTGVPAVVDLAALRSAVDRQGRDPGIVEPEVPIDLVIDHSVQVDFFGSEDAYERNVELEYERNGERYRALKWAQQAFDDFRVVPPGTGIVHQVNLEYLGQVVHAREQDGEEWLLPDTLVGTDSHTPMIGGIGVVGWGVGGIEAEAAMLGQPITMKLPEVVGVRLTGELPEGATATDLVLHVTEKLRGVGVVDRFVEFFGPGVSNLTVPDRATIANMAPEQGSTISMFPVDEATLDYLELTGRDEEHIELVREYLDAQGLFGEQDPEYSETVELDLSSITPSLAGPKRPQDRVEMPEMKSHFRKLVHGEFAGELEDIDEDALSRWLEEASVADDRPDADIPTPDVGQLTKQVEVDVGGETTEIGHGSVVVSAITSCTNTSNPSVMLAAGLLARNAVERGLDVPAYVKTSLAPGSRVVTEYLEASGLLPYLEELGYNVVGYGCTTCIGNAGPLPEPIERAIDAEDLWTTSVLSGNRNFEARIHPKVRANYLASPPLVVAYGLAGRMDIDLEHDPLGTDADGEPVYLADLWPDADEIHAAVHDSVDSSMFEEKYAEVFEGDERWEGLDAPTGAVYGWDDSSTYIREPPFFKEFPLEEPGVSDVEDARTLMLLGDTVTTDHISPAGPFSREQPAGEWLVDQGVEPQDFNTYGARRGNHEVMMRGTFANVRIENEMLDDVEGGYTIHQPTGEQTTVFEASQRYRDAETPLVVFAGEELGTGSSRDWAAKGTDLLGVRATIAESYERIFRDNLVGMGVLPLQFAEGDSWESLGLDGSETVSIQGLDDGLAVGDELTVVAEWADGSTVEFPVTAQVSTPAAVRYVENGGILHLVLRRLLTES
- a CDS encoding branched-chain amino acid ABC transporter permease, translated to MGIDFRNDGLMLLTMLVGIYAIYLLAGLFIGFPFRGLMNQIGQLTFWIAVFAMASLALNLHWGYTGLFNIGIVGFMATGVYVTGIISKPVFGSGTSAAEIGGFGLPLWVGIIGGMVAAGLLGLIAALPALRLRADYLAIVTIALSEIVRFSLLSDTLSGTDIAGYRVGLGGGDGVILDYRDPLESLIRALSAPFDLVLGEQAWLWNEVYLGIVVDFVANFIPNNPKPVVDNFAYSAVLLLILGGFYVLVRRTGNSPFGRVLKAIREDEDVTNALGKNTNMFKIKSFVVGCALMGLVGILWFGTQGSVTPNTFRPRITFYIWIALIIGGAGSNSGSVMGGAVFAAFLFQGPRYFKNVIETALGNPSAPSSFGQAMLPISNGDVVPFLLYTLDSIRQLQLFMMGVVLIVLMHRRPDGLLGHRKEPASSIPLTRPIKRSGGGDTVATDGGETDE
- a CDS encoding phosphoglycerate kinase, whose amino-acid sequence is MPVGTLDDLSVAGRRVGVRVDINSPLDNGALADDARLRAHEQTLAELLEEDARVAVLAHQGRPGGDEFETLAAHAERLDELLDAPVSYADANLGSAAREAVESLEPGTAVVLENTRFYAEEYMEFEPEVAGQTHLVEGLVPVLDAFVNDAFAAAHRSQPSLVGFPQHLPSYAGRVMESELDVLGDVEATDRPRVYVLGGAKVSDSIDVAWNVLESGLADQVLTAGVVGNVFLLADGVDIGDGSADFIYDKGYWDEIDRAADLLDAHGDRIRFPQDVAVERDGERHEIGLNALPGKEGEAAMDIGSETLRMYRSVLADAETVILNGPAGVFEDPTFAVGTKELYRAAADVPYSIVGGGDTAAAIRQLGIDGFSHLSTGGGACLRLLTGRDLPAVEALRTGYDGD
- a CDS encoding GNAT family N-acetyltransferase, with translation MAIERATLDELDTVVDLWVDLATEQGPHGAHVRPAENRTTMRERLARHVVDGSVLVDRVDDDVVGFVSFERTDPDMSVDTERGLVSNLYVAPDYRGAGRGAALLDAAEAELRERGVDVVQLEVMASNTRARSFYSEQGYAEHRSVLEKRVGVESHTKPNDHD